In Candidatus Methylacidiphilales bacterium, one DNA window encodes the following:
- the trpD gene encoding anthranilate phosphoribosyltransferase encodes MKLFDLTQHCREGGELTADQIAAAVPSLLDSAVDEAEKADFLRALTDKGETPGELAAFVRALLPLSLDPGLHRHWQGQRLFDCCGTGGGGLNLVNISTGMMFILAACGVPVVKHGNRGVTKKSGSADVLAALGVPVAQNPEHLSRQLETLGLTFVAAPVFHPAFKHLAPLRQKLAAEGRRTVFNLLGPLLNPSRPASQMIGVFKKEHLDLFAGALAALGRESYSAIYGEDATGRPLGEASVDGFTWTRGNAGLEEKIGRQTFHDTAELLVESPDQSAGRIDAVLRGPASTDPALREMLVWNAACALRVHGSCSDNEEAEALAAEALDSGRAHEKLKAWREVKL; translated from the coding sequence ATGAAGCTTTTCGATCTTACCCAGCATTGCCGTGAAGGCGGGGAACTTACGGCGGATCAAATTGCCGCAGCTGTTCCCTCCTTGCTCGATTCTGCGGTGGATGAAGCGGAGAAGGCGGATTTTTTGCGGGCCTTGACGGACAAAGGGGAAACCCCGGGAGAACTGGCGGCCTTTGTCCGGGCCCTGCTCCCCCTTTCCCTCGACCCGGGTCTGCACCGGCACTGGCAGGGTCAACGCCTCTTCGACTGCTGTGGGACGGGCGGTGGCGGGCTCAACCTGGTCAACATCTCCACCGGCATGATGTTCATCCTGGCCGCCTGCGGGGTGCCCGTGGTCAAACACGGGAACCGTGGCGTGACCAAGAAATCGGGAAGTGCCGATGTGTTGGCCGCCCTGGGCGTGCCGGTGGCGCAGAATCCGGAACATCTCAGCCGGCAACTGGAAACCCTGGGCCTGACCTTCGTGGCCGCACCGGTCTTCCACCCCGCGTTCAAGCATTTGGCCCCGCTGCGACAGAAACTGGCCGCCGAAGGGCGTCGCACGGTCTTCAACCTGCTCGGCCCGCTTTTGAATCCCTCCCGTCCGGCTTCACAGATGATCGGTGTATTCAAAAAAGAACACCTCGACCTCTTTGCCGGTGCTTTGGCGGCATTGGGTCGCGAATCTTACTCGGCCATTTACGGGGAGGACGCCACGGGCAGGCCGTTGGGTGAAGCCAGTGTGGACGGGTTCACCTGGACGCGGGGCAATGCCGGGCTGGAAGAAAAAATCGGACGCCAGACCTTCCATGACACGGCGGAACTTTTGGTGGAATCGCCCGATCAAAGCGCGGGAAGGATCGATGCCGTCCTGCGCGGTCCGGCTTCGACGGATCCCGCCCTGCGGGAAATGTTGGTCTGGAACGCGGCCTGTGCTCTGCGCGTCCATGGCTCCTGCTCAGACAACGAAGAAGCCGAGGCCCTGGCAGCCGAGGCCCTCGATTCCGGACGGGCCCACGAAAAGCTCAAGGCCTGGCGGGAAGTAAAACTCTAG